The DNA window AAGGCAGGGTCGAGCTTGCGCAACCTGGTCCGCACCATGATCGTCACCAACGGAATGTTGAAGACAATGTGCCCCAATATCACGGTTGTGAGCCCGAGCGGGACGCGCAACGTGACGAAGAACAACATCAGCGCGACACCCATCATCACTTCGGGGATGACCAGGGGGAGCACCAGCGCCCCTTCGAGGCCGGCTTGGCGGCGGTGCGGCATGCCTTCCATCCCTAGGGCAATCAAGCCGCCGAACGTGACGGCTCCGACCGTCGAGATGACGGCGATAAGCAGGCTATTCCACGTCGCGGCAAGCAGAGCTTCGTCCTGCCAGAGCACCGCGTACCAATGTAGAGTGGCACCTCGCCAGGCCATCGACAGATGCGCGGCGTTGAATGAATAGACGACGAGCACGAGGATCGGGCCATAGAGAAACGCCAGGCTGAAGGCGCTCGTCAGGGCCAGTGCGCCGGATTTCCGCCGCGTCATCGTGCCTCTCCCCGTCCGACCGCGCTGTCCGACTGCCGATAGTGCAGCAACACCGCCCCCATCACCACCGCCATCAACACGAACGAAGCCGCCGACCCGAGCGGCCAGTCCCGCACGACCAAATATTCGTGTTGAATGAGGTTGCCGATCATCATGCTGCGGGCCCCGCCCAACAGGTCCGGGGTAATGAAGGCGCCGATCGACGGAACGAACACCATCACACAGCCGCCCACGATCCCCGGCTTGATGAGGGGCAGGATGATCTTCGTCAACACCGCCCAACGCGAGGCATAGAGGTCCCAGGCGGCCTCCACGAGGATGGGGTCGAGCCGCTCCACCGCCACATATACTGGAAGCACCATGAACGGCAGGTACCCGTAGACCAACCCGATCAATACGGCCAGCGGGGTATAGAGCAGCTCCAGCGGGGATTCGATCACGGCCAGCGCCTCGAGAAGGCGATTCACCAGTCCGTCATGGCGCAGGATAATCATCCAGGCGTAGGTCCGCACCAGGAAATTCGTCCAGAACGGCAACATCACCAGCATCAAGAGCAACGGCTGCCAACGAGCCGGACTGCGGGCGATGTAATAGGCCAAGGGCAGCCCCAGCAGGAAACAGAACGCCGTGGTGAGCGCGGCGTACCAGATCGATTGCCCCAAAATCTTCGCGTAGAGAGGATGGACCAGATCAGCGTAGTTGGAGAGGGTCCAGTCCCATTCGATCCCGCCGTACGTCCCGCGAGAGGCGAAACTGATCACGAACACCAGCAGCAGGGGGATCACGAACAGGATGACCATCCAGAGGAGGCCTGGTGCGGCCAACCAACAGGGTCCGCATCGCCGGACCGGTTTTCCCGTCGCCGGCGACCGCTCGAGGGCTGCTCCGTTCATATCATGCGCCGAATACCCGGGCGGCTTTCGCCGCCCAGTGCAGAAAGACGTCGTTCCCCGGCTCAAACCGTTCGCCCCGTTGCTCGACCGACCCGATCGTGAGGTCCCACAGGACATCAGGCGCCAGGCGCACGAGACATTTCACCGTGCTCCCGGCAAACAGCATTCTTTCGATTCGTCCCGGCAAGACATTGTCGAAATCGCCGCTCCGCGTCACGCGCATGGTCACGGCCTCGGGCCGCAAGGACAGCACTGCCCGTCCGCCCGCGCCGTTCTGCGCGGCACCATCGACCGATAGGCTCGGCAGGCCGGACCGGTGCGGACGAAACCACAGCCCCTGCCCGTCTCGCTCCACCTGCCCCGTCAGCTCGTTGGAAACTCCAAGGAACCGGGCGACGAACAGGTCGGACGGCCTGCTGTAGACCTCGCGCGGGCTGCCGACCTGGAGCATCTGCCCCCGGCGCATGACCGCGATCCGATCGGACATCATCATCGCCTCTTCCTGATGGTGCGTCACGCAGACGCAGGTCAGCCCGGCCCGCTGCTGGATGGCTTTCAATTCCACCTGCATCTCCTGCCGCAACTGCTGATCCAGCGCAGCCAAGGGTTCGTCCAGCAGAACGACGGCCGGTTTGTTGACGAGGGCTCTCGCCAAGGCCACCCGCTGCTGCTCGCCCCCGGACAGTTGAGACGGAAGT is part of the Nitrospiraceae bacterium genome and encodes:
- a CDS encoding ABC transporter permease translates to MTRRKSGALALTSAFSLAFLYGPILVLVVYSFNAAHLSMAWRGATLHWYAVLWQDEALLAATWNSLLIAVISTVGAVTFGGLIALGMEGMPHRRQAGLEGALVLPLVIPEVMMGVALMLFFVTLRVPLGLTTVILGHIVFNIPLVTIMVRTRLRKLDPALLEAAADLGASPWQTFRYVTLPLLRPAVLGATLVAFTVSLDDFLVTFFLAGPGATTLPVKVYSMIKAGVTPEINALSALLLLVSMVCVGLSLHLQRKET
- a CDS encoding ABC transporter permease gives rise to the protein MVILFVIPLLLVFVISFASRGTYGGIEWDWTLSNYADLVHPLYAKILGQSIWYAALTTAFCFLLGLPLAYYIARSPARWQPLLLMLVMLPFWTNFLVRTYAWMIILRHDGLVNRLLEALAVIESPLELLYTPLAVLIGLVYGYLPFMVLPVYVAVERLDPILVEAAWDLYASRWAVLTKIILPLIKPGIVGGCVMVFVPSIGAFITPDLLGGARSMMIGNLIQHEYLVVRDWPLGSAASFVLMAVVMGAVLLHYRQSDSAVGRGEAR
- a CDS encoding ABC transporter ATP-binding protein: MVDISPPVPPSSESLHAPVSRPTIEVSSLVRRHGSVTAVDRVSFTVERGEFFSILGPSGAGKTSVLRMLAGFEEPDEGDLRIDGHPMLGVPPNRRPVNLVFQSYALFPHLTVFDNVAFGLRMRGVGSADVQQAVRGALDMVRLEGKDARLPSQLSGGEQQRVALARALVNKPAVVLLDEPLAALDQQLRQEMQVELKAIQQRAGLTCVCVTHHQEEAMMMSDRIAVMRRGQMLQVGSPREVYSRPSDLFVARFLGVSNELTGQVERDGQGLWFRPHRSGLPSLSVDGAAQNGAGGRAVLSLRPEAVTMRVTRSGDFDNVLPGRIERMLFAGSTVKCLVRLAPDVLWDLTIGSVEQRGERFEPGNDVFLHWAAKAARVFGA